Proteins found in one Labrenzia sp. VG12 genomic segment:
- a CDS encoding efflux RND transporter periplasmic adaptor subunit, protein MSVLRKALILPPIALGAAALYVAVSGKEAPKRLDIGETATVVRVVSVSPQTFVPRVIGYGTVEPARTLDAIAQVAGRVIYINPSFKRGDFMAAGDVLIKLSPEDYELEIAEAETDIASADVDLEELAVTLETQKKSLEISKAVLDLEERELTRLKTLLERKVTSEQQVENQEAVVLQQRSDVQDLENEIALNPVKQKALEQAKRKNEVRLETAKLNLARTTIKAPFPARVSEVSVEIDQYVGAGTSIGSLDGIEAADIDVQIAPANMSGFANLAFPGQLDTEEGVRHARQSLDRLSARVKVGSVGDAATWQARVKRVSDTVDPDTRSVGLIVTVDKPYDTLRPGVRPPLVKGMFTEVELSAPAVEDKTILPRSAVLDGKVMTVTKDNRLELKDVDIAYRFDDIVLLKQPLADGTRVIVSDVSPVIDGMLLKPVEDKSVQTRLEAATGLAASPGEVQQ, encoded by the coding sequence ATGTCCGTGTTGCGCAAAGCCTTGATCCTGCCGCCCATCGCCCTTGGGGCCGCGGCGCTCTATGTGGCCGTCAGCGGCAAGGAAGCCCCCAAAAGACTTGATATCGGGGAAACGGCGACCGTGGTTCGCGTGGTCTCCGTCTCCCCTCAGACCTTCGTGCCCCGCGTGATCGGCTACGGAACCGTGGAACCTGCGCGCACACTCGATGCGATTGCCCAGGTTGCCGGCAGGGTCATTTACATCAACCCGAGTTTCAAACGCGGCGATTTCATGGCGGCAGGCGACGTGCTCATCAAGCTGTCGCCGGAAGACTATGAGCTCGAGATCGCCGAAGCGGAGACCGATATCGCCAGCGCTGATGTTGATCTTGAGGAACTTGCGGTGACGCTGGAGACCCAGAAGAAGTCGCTGGAAATCTCCAAGGCCGTTCTGGACCTGGAGGAACGCGAACTCACCCGGCTGAAAACGCTTCTGGAGCGCAAGGTCACCTCGGAACAACAGGTTGAAAACCAGGAAGCCGTCGTGCTGCAGCAACGCTCCGACGTGCAGGACCTCGAGAACGAAATCGCGCTCAATCCCGTCAAGCAAAAGGCCCTGGAACAGGCCAAACGCAAGAATGAGGTTCGCCTTGAAACAGCGAAACTGAACCTGGCCCGCACCACGATCAAAGCGCCCTTTCCTGCCCGCGTCTCCGAGGTTTCTGTCGAGATCGACCAATATGTCGGCGCGGGAACCTCCATTGGCTCCCTGGACGGCATCGAGGCTGCGGATATCGATGTCCAGATCGCGCCGGCGAACATGTCCGGCTTCGCCAATCTTGCCTTTCCAGGGCAACTGGACACGGAAGAAGGTGTCCGACACGCGCGCCAGTCGCTGGACAGGCTGTCGGCAAGGGTCAAGGTCGGTTCGGTTGGCGACGCTGCCACCTGGCAGGCACGGGTCAAACGGGTCAGCGATACGGTCGATCCCGACACCAGATCCGTCGGCCTGATTGTCACCGTCGACAAGCCCTATGACACGCTCCGGCCAGGCGTACGGCCACCTTTGGTCAAGGGCATGTTCACGGAGGTTGAGCTGTCCGCGCCGGCCGTGGAGGACAAAACCATTCTGCCACGCAGTGCCGTTCTGGACGGCAAGGTCATGACGGTGACGAAGGACAACCGGCTTGAACTGAAAGATGTCGACATTGCCTACCGGTTTGATGACATCGTGCTTCTCAAGCAGCCGCTTGCCGACGGAACGCGCGTGATCGTCAGCGATGTCTCGCCCGTGATCGACGGCATGCTTTTAAAACCGGTCGA